The Acidobacteriaceae bacterium nucleotide sequence GATAAAGAACGGTTTCAGCGATCTCTTCGCCTGTGCCCATACGTCCCATGGGTGTCGCAGACATCCATTTTTCGGCCAAAGCATCAGGATCGGCTGCAAGATCAAGGTTGCGGCGGTTCATGCCCGTGTCGATCACGCCCGGGCAGATCGCATTGACGCGGATGTTCTTCCGCGAATACTCAATCGCGAGCACGCGCGTCAGCGACATAATGGCGCCCTTGGACGCGGCATACGAGACGTTCCCGCCAACGTTTGCATACGCGCTCACCGAACTGTTGTTCACGATGACGCCGCCGCCGGTACGGAGAAACGACTGGATCGCATACTTGCAGCCGAGGAACGTACCTTTAAGGTTGACATCGATCACGCGCTCGAAGATCGCGGTGTCGAGCTCTGAGGAGGCCGTCAGGGGCTGCTCAATGCCTGCGTTGTTGAAGAGGATGTCGAGCTTGCCGAAGTGCGTCTCCGCGGTCTGTACCAGCGCCGAAACCTGGGACTCGACCCGCATATCGCAGGGCTGGAAGAGAATTCGGCCACTCTGGGCCCGAATCTCTGCTGCTGCCGCTTCTCCCGCGACAACATCCACATCGCCAAGGACAACGGAAGCACCTTCGCGGGCAAAAAGGGAGGCCGTGGAGCGGCCCATGCCGCTGGCGCCGCCGGTAATAATCGCTACTTTATTGCTAAGCCGCATGGAATCCTGCACTGTCGTCTCCGCACACAAAATCATGAAACGGGAACGGCTGGATGATGACATTGGACGGTGGAAGCCACTGTTCGTATGTATGATTGTATAACAAGTCAAGCGACGCCTTGTCCAGCACTTTCGGGCTTTGTCAGCGTATGGCAGCTGGAATCCGCGTTTGATACGGCGTTTACGGTTAATTAGAGATTCAGGAGCAGAAGCGATGCGAGTTGGAATTATTGGAGCCAGTTTTGCAAAAGCCGCCTTCCTGCCCGCCTTTCGGCATGTAGCAGGTGCCGAAGTGGTGGCGTTGGCGAGTTCCAGGCTGGAGAGCGCGGAGGCCGCAGCGAAGCCGTTCGGCGTCAAGCATGTTTATGCGGATTGGCAGTTGATGCTGCAGGAGCAGTCGCTCGACCTGGTCTGCATCGCCACCCCGACGGTGATGCACGCCCCGATGGTCTTCGCTGCGCTGGAAGCGGGTGCGCATGTGTTGAGCGAAAAGCCGACGGCGATGGACGCGCAGGAAGCTGCCGCCATGTTGCAGATGGCGGAAAAGCTCGGGCGCGTGCACATGATCGACCACGAACTGCGCTTTAACGCCAAGCGAAAGAAGCTGCGCGAGCTTCTGCAGGCCGGCGCCATCGGCACGGTCCGTCATGTCGTGGTGCACAACGTGGGCGGCAGTTGGGCTGATCCGAAGTCGCGCCCTGCTGGCGACTGGTGGTCTTTGGCGAAGATGGGCGGCGGTCGTCTGGGAGCGAATGGCTCGCATCAGGTCGACCTGCTGCGTTGGTGGCTTGGTGAAATTACCGCTGTCTCCGGCACCGTGAAAACGATGGTTCCTGACCGCATTGATCCGCGCACGGGCGCGTCTTGGACCGCGACGGCGGACGATCTTGTTCAGTTCTCGGCGGAGTTTGCTTCGGGTACGTTGGCGAATGTGCTCATCAGCACCATCGCTCGTCATGGAGCTGCGAACGAGACGACGTTCTACGGCAGCGAAGGGACGATCACCCTCTCGAACGATACCGAGAAGCTGATGATGGGCGCTGTTGGCGAGCCACTTCAGGAGATCGAAGTCGCGAATCCTTACGATGGCCTCGAAGGCGTCAACGCCGGGATCTGGAACCAGTCTGTGGTGGGTGCTGTGCAGGAACTCTGCGCGGCGATCAGCGAGAAGCGGGCCCTGCGCGAAGGAGCTACCTTCCGCGATGGCCTGCAGAACCAGCGCGTGCTTGATGCCATCCGCGACTCGGAAGCCCAGAGGCAGTGGGTAGCGGTTCCGCAGTAACCGCAAAGGATAAAAGAGAACGGGCGGAGCAGCTCTAGCTGCTTCGCCCGTTTCAGCGTTAGAGGAACTTCCGGCGGCGGCGGTCGATGAGAAGAATGTGGCTTTCGAGCGCTTCGCTCACCTCTTCCGGTGCCCCGGGCTTCTTGATCTGCTCGAAGATGAAGTCACGGAATAGCTCGTGCTGACGGGGAATCGCCATCAGATTTTTGTCGCGGTAGCGTTCAAAGTTGAAGACAATCGTGACATGGCGAGCGATTGTGTCCCACAGCGTGCCAGCGATCGGATTGCGCGCTGCATTGCGAATCGTGCGATGGAACTCCAGATCTGCGAGTAGTGAGGCAGGTACATCTTCGGACTTCGCCGCGCGTTCCATCTCTGCAATCGCGATATTGAGTTCGTTGGGATCTTCCACACCGCTGCGCCAGTTATTCAGGGCATCGCGCAGTAGAAACGTTTCGAGCATCAGGCGTACTTCGAGGATCTGCTGCGTCGTTTCTGCGTCGAAGGTCGCAACGTGATATCCACGATGTCCCCCGCCGGTCAGGATGCCTTGCGCATGCAATACTTTCAGCGCTTCACGGATAGGAACACGGCTTACGCCAAGTTTTTCTGCCAGGGTCGTTTCCACGATGCGCTCGCCCGGCACGAGCCGCCGGGTCGCAATCGAGTTGGCAATGAGGTTTGCGATGTTGTCGGCCAGCGACGTCCAGAGCGGTTTCCTCAGGAGGTCAGTACTGCTGGCGCTCAGCGGTGCGTCGATCGACAAAATGGGCCTCTTTCAAAAGGTGTGAATGTATAATTTTATACATTCAGCGGGGCTAACAGATCGGTTCTGCTTAGAATACGTCGCCCTTTTGTTTTGTTCGGGCAAATTTCTTCAGTTTTCCTTTGCGGAAGCCGTCACTGTGCTTTCGAAGTCACTACGGGGCTGGCTTTGAGAACGAATCAAGCGAATCAGTCGATGATTGCGTGGCTGCAAATGTTGCAGTTGTCCGATAGTGCGTTGCCGATTGGAGCCCTCTCCCACAGCTTCGGTATTGAGTCTCTGGTGGCCGAGGGCGGGCTGGATGCCGCCGGTTTGCAGCGTTTCTTCGCCGAGTGGCTGGCCGGTGCGGGCCACAGCGATGCTGTGCTTTGTGTTCGCGGCTACGGAGCATCGTCGCAGGAAGAGTGGCAGCAGTTGAATGCAACCGCGTCCGCGATGCGTCCCGCCAGGGAAAGCCGGGAGGCGAGCCTTCGCCTGGGACGTCGCTTTCTGGGGCTGTCTGCTGCACTCGAAAACGATGATCGTCTGCGCTTTTACGGAGACGCGCACCTGGCTGCCACTTTCGGGCTGGTTGGATCGGTGTTGAAACTGGATGTGGAGCAGGTGGCTGGAGCCTACCTGCACCAGACATTGTTTGGGGCTGTCTCTGCCTGCCAAAGGCTCCTGCCGCTCGGGCAGTCGGCGGCCATGCAGTTGCTCTGGAGCATGAAGTCGCACATGGCCTCGGTGATCGACGCTGCAAGCGCGTGCCCAGAGTGGGAGAGCCTGTGGAATCTGCAGCCGATGCTTGAAATTGCTTCAATGCGCCATCCGCAACTGCACACGAGGTTATTCATCAGTTGAGCGGAATGTCTGCGGAGCTGCATTTTCTGTTCGAAGGACAACGTGGAGCGACGCGATACCGCGCAGCCCGTCAGGACCCACCATGGAAAGTGATTCGTGGCTTTCAGCGAAAAGAGGCTGAATGCCTCGTGCATCTGAACAACGTCTCCGGCGGCATTTTTGGCGGGGATTCGCTGCACCTGCATGGCACTCTGCTTCCCGGCGCGGAGGTGCAGCTCACGACCACCGGTGCAACGCGCTTATATTTCCCTCGTGCGGAGGCCAGCGAAGCCGAGTTGCGATCGACGTTCCACCTCGGGCAGGGCAGCCTGCTGGAGTATCTGCCAGATGCGCTGATTCCGTTCGAGAACGCACGGGCAATGCAGCAGACGACGTTCCATCTCGATCGCGGCGCCACGCTCTTTGCCTGGGACGTC carries:
- a CDS encoding GntR family transcriptional regulator codes for the protein MSIDAPLSASSTDLLRKPLWTSLADNIANLIANSIATRRLVPGERIVETTLAEKLGVSRVPIREALKVLHAQGILTGGGHRGYHVATFDAETTQQILEVRLMLETFLLRDALNNWRSGVEDPNELNIAIAEMERAAKSEDVPASLLADLEFHRTIRNAARNPIAGTLWDTIARHVTIVFNFERYRDKNLMAIPRQHELFRDFIFEQIKKPGAPEEVSEALESHILLIDRRRRKFL
- a CDS encoding urease accessory UreF family protein; protein product: MLQLSDSALPIGALSHSFGIESLVAEGGLDAAGLQRFFAEWLAGAGHSDAVLCVRGYGASSQEEWQQLNATASAMRPARESREASLRLGRRFLGLSAALENDDRLRFYGDAHLAATFGLVGSVLKLDVEQVAGAYLHQTLFGAVSACQRLLPLGQSAAMQLLWSMKSHMASVIDAASACPEWESLWNLQPMLEIASMRHPQLHTRLFIS
- a CDS encoding glucose 1-dehydrogenase, translating into MRLSNKVAIITGGASGMGRSTASLFAREGASVVLGDVDVVAGEAAAAEIRAQSGRILFQPCDMRVESQVSALVQTAETHFGKLDILFNNAGIEQPLTASSELDTAIFERVIDVNLKGTFLGCKYAIQSFLRTGGGVIVNNSSVSAYANVGGNVSYAASKGAIMSLTRVLAIEYSRKNIRVNAICPGVIDTGMNRRNLDLAADPDALAEKWMSATPMGRMGTGEEIAETVLYLASEQSSFTTGIGLLIDGGRVAT
- a CDS encoding Gfo/Idh/MocA family oxidoreductase; protein product: MRVGIIGASFAKAAFLPAFRHVAGAEVVALASSRLESAEAAAKPFGVKHVYADWQLMLQEQSLDLVCIATPTVMHAPMVFAALEAGAHVLSEKPTAMDAQEAAAMLQMAEKLGRVHMIDHELRFNAKRKKLRELLQAGAIGTVRHVVVHNVGGSWADPKSRPAGDWWSLAKMGGGRLGANGSHQVDLLRWWLGEITAVSGTVKTMVPDRIDPRTGASWTATADDLVQFSAEFASGTLANVLISTIARHGAANETTFYGSEGTITLSNDTEKLMMGAVGEPLQEIEVANPYDGLEGVNAGIWNQSVVGAVQELCAAISEKRALREGATFRDGLQNQRVLDAIRDSEAQRQWVAVPQ